The Bacillus sp. Y1 genome has a window encoding:
- a CDS encoding DUF2264 domain-containing protein: protein MLKFDLPIQRNPLKTRQDLIDSLSQILSPLKPFYTKGKARLELGSTGTSYSDSIAGMEGFSRILWGLVPLMACGETSDIWEDHLQGIKNGTNPLHEEYWGEITNFDQRAVEMAAFGYALALVPEKIWDPLNHLEKENLFLWLNQINQISVYDCNWLFFPVLVNLGFKKVGLPYDRAKLKSNLDRIDDFYLGDGWYSDGPDAHCDYYGPFAIHFYSLIYSKVMREEDPVRAERYRRRGESFAKEFIYWFANDGSALPYGRSLTYRFSQSAFWCALVFAEVEPFSVGVMKGIILRNLRWWFSQPIFDSKGLLTIGYRYPNLVMAENYNSPGSPYWALKTYMVLALPETHPFWTTEEEPLPTLKKKLTQVSPRMIVQRQEERDHVVAFNAGYQHTNEHPHTAAKYEKFVYSNFFGFSVSKAEWGLAQGAIDSMLAVSEGDNIYRGKRTCEEYRITDDVIYTRWKPWSDVEIQTWLVPGAPWHLRIHRIETGRNLDCADGGFALGLENSQATGQDCTIIQQSKQCASFFPWGASGIKSLDENGQAELLYPHANTNVMQARTVIPIIKSSYPSGTHWMINAVFGEVGAEEVMTQWNSVPEVKVQDGKITVGQGVDQLVIPF from the coding sequence AACCCTTTTATACCAAGGGGAAAGCACGACTTGAACTAGGAAGCACAGGAACAAGCTACTCGGATTCGATCGCAGGAATGGAAGGCTTCTCCAGAATTCTATGGGGACTTGTTCCGCTGATGGCGTGCGGAGAAACCTCTGACATTTGGGAAGATCATCTACAAGGGATAAAAAATGGAACAAACCCGTTACATGAGGAGTACTGGGGAGAGATTACGAACTTTGATCAGCGTGCCGTAGAAATGGCTGCGTTTGGGTATGCCCTTGCACTAGTTCCTGAGAAAATTTGGGATCCCTTAAATCATCTTGAGAAAGAAAATCTATTTCTATGGCTGAATCAAATCAACCAAATCAGTGTGTACGATTGCAACTGGCTGTTTTTTCCTGTACTTGTGAATCTTGGTTTCAAGAAGGTTGGACTACCGTACGACCGAGCAAAATTGAAGAGTAACCTGGATCGAATCGATGATTTTTATTTGGGTGATGGTTGGTATTCAGACGGTCCTGATGCTCATTGTGATTATTATGGGCCGTTCGCCATTCATTTTTATAGCCTTATATATAGCAAGGTAATGAGAGAAGAGGACCCTGTACGGGCGGAACGTTACCGAAGACGAGGGGAATCCTTCGCAAAAGAATTTATTTATTGGTTCGCTAACGATGGGTCAGCTCTTCCTTATGGAAGAAGCTTAACGTATCGCTTTTCCCAATCGGCTTTTTGGTGTGCGTTAGTATTCGCAGAAGTGGAACCGTTTTCCGTAGGGGTGATGAAAGGAATCATACTAAGAAACCTTCGCTGGTGGTTTAGTCAGCCGATATTTGACTCCAAGGGTTTGCTCACAATCGGGTACCGTTATCCCAACTTAGTGATGGCAGAAAACTATAATTCTCCGGGCTCACCTTATTGGGCTCTGAAAACCTATATGGTGCTGGCACTACCTGAAACGCATCCATTTTGGACAACCGAAGAAGAGCCATTACCAACATTAAAGAAAAAGCTGACCCAAGTTTCTCCTCGAATGATTGTCCAACGCCAAGAGGAACGTGATCATGTGGTTGCGTTTAATGCAGGGTATCAGCACACGAATGAGCATCCTCACACAGCAGCCAAATATGAAAAATTCGTCTACTCCAACTTTTTTGGATTCAGCGTTTCAAAAGCAGAGTGGGGATTAGCGCAGGGTGCTATTGATTCCATGTTGGCGGTCAGTGAAGGCGACAATATTTATCGAGGAAAAAGAACCTGTGAGGAATATCGTATAACCGATGATGTGATTTACACAAGGTGGAAACCGTGGTCAGATGTGGAGATTCAAACATGGCTCGTACCAGGAGCACCATGGCATCTACGTATCCATCGAATTGAAACGGGCAGAAATCTCGATTGTGCAGATGGAGGGTTTGCGTTGGGATTGGAAAATAGCCAGGCGACTGGCCAAGACTGTACGATCATTCAACAGTCTAAACAATGCGCAAGCTTTTTTCCATGGGGAGCGAGCGGCATTAAAAGTCTGGATGAAAACGGCCAGGCAGAACTCCTATATCCTCATGCAAATACGAATGTCATGCAGGCAAGAACCGTCATTCCTATCATCAAATCTAGTTATCCATCTGGTACGCACTGGATGATTAATGCGGTGTTTGGGGAAGTGGGAGCGGAAGAAGTGATGACTCAATGGAATTCTGTTCCGGAGGTTAAGGTACAAGATGGAAAGATCACTGTTGGTCAAGGGGTGGATCAACTCGTCATCCCTTTTTAA
- a CDS encoding GNAT family N-acetyltransferase, which translates to MEIELDELSPAKEDFIKLHQTTGWNAKGLYTYDQLYTAICNSWYSISIYHNRKLIGFGRIISDGIYQTLICDVMVHPEYQGQGIGKKIIEALLKKCEGEGIKWVQLFCAKGKQEFYHKLGFISRESEAPGMSIFI; encoded by the coding sequence ATGGAGATTGAACTCGATGAACTAAGTCCTGCTAAAGAAGATTTTATAAAGTTGCACCAAACAACTGGCTGGAATGCCAAAGGGTTGTATACATATGATCAATTATATACGGCAATTTGTAACAGCTGGTACTCCATTTCTATCTATCATAATAGAAAATTAATTGGATTTGGCCGGATAATATCAGATGGAATTTATCAAACTCTTATTTGCGATGTAATGGTTCATCCTGAATATCAAGGACAAGGTATTGGGAAAAAAATAATAGAAGCATTGCTAAAGAAATGTGAAGGGGAAGGAATTAAGTGGGTTCAATTATTTTGTGCAAAAGGTAAACAAGAATTTTATCATAAACTAGGTTTTATAAGCCGAGAATCGGAAGCACCAGGAATGTCGATATTTATATAA
- a CDS encoding ATP-binding protein codes for MIVGLLICAIGLIPIVLAFSVNKIYKKSNLTLGITMLMVMISGWQQGIGVLYFTDLLDEQSAFWLFRIFRFAPTFSVPATFFVAYCTIKSFSVTLKNDSILNRVVNYIFTKKMMIALIIWTSFVYFISWTDFGMKGLETRRISASDIEFYFPIYGEWAALYVFHLASLIIFLLFLFYISTKIRNTNIRSFLKHFSIYTVFLFLLALFNFNPETGIIMGSLGVIIFAIMVMFEFIKLNAIVEFNYYQLSERQKKLDFTGNFVGSLIHEIKNTSTIIRGFSKLIMEDKDKELSTMQQGALDMIYKATDQLDQLSFNYNQFIIHSKMSFRTENIVSIIRDSIELSSEFTKQNNIEVELIDSYKSLKAFVNKSYLQQVFINLIKNSSEATPSGREERKITILSNLNEDYIVIDFFDTGKGIPESDWDRIFDPFVSSKDDGTGMGLPFVKKIIFEHRGDIVVVDSTSLGTHFKILIPQLGSDT; via the coding sequence ATGATTGTTGGATTATTGATTTGCGCAATTGGCTTGATCCCTATTGTGTTGGCGTTTAGTGTTAATAAAATTTATAAAAAGTCGAATCTAACTCTAGGGATTACCATGTTAATGGTGATGATATCGGGTTGGCAACAAGGGATAGGTGTGCTTTACTTCACAGATTTGTTAGACGAACAATCTGCTTTTTGGTTATTTAGAATTTTTAGGTTTGCTCCAACCTTCTCCGTACCAGCTACCTTTTTTGTAGCCTATTGTACGATAAAAAGTTTTTCGGTTACCTTAAAAAATGACTCTATCTTAAATAGAGTCGTCAATTATATATTTACTAAGAAAATGATGATTGCTTTAATCATATGGACTTCTTTTGTTTATTTCATTAGTTGGACCGACTTTGGAATGAAAGGCTTGGAAACAAGACGTATTTCCGCATCTGATATTGAGTTTTATTTTCCCATATACGGTGAATGGGCTGCGCTTTATGTTTTTCATTTGGCTAGTTTAATTATTTTTTTGCTCTTTTTATTTTATATCTCCACAAAAATTCGCAACACCAACATTAGGAGTTTCTTAAAACACTTCTCCATTTACACAGTATTTTTGTTTCTTCTCGCGTTGTTTAACTTTAATCCTGAAACAGGAATTATCATGGGGAGTTTAGGTGTAATTATTTTTGCAATAATGGTTATGTTTGAATTTATTAAATTGAACGCTATTGTTGAATTTAATTATTACCAACTAAGCGAAAGGCAAAAAAAGTTAGACTTTACAGGTAACTTTGTTGGAAGTCTTATACATGAGATAAAAAATACCTCGACTATTATCAGAGGTTTCTCAAAGCTTATCATGGAAGATAAAGATAAAGAACTGTCTACGATGCAGCAAGGTGCCTTGGATATGATTTATAAAGCGACGGATCAATTGGATCAACTCTCATTCAATTATAACCAATTCATTATTCACTCTAAAATGAGTTTTAGGACGGAGAACATTGTCTCCATTATTAGAGATTCAATTGAGCTGTCTAGTGAATTTACCAAGCAAAACAATATTGAAGTTGAGTTGATTGACTCCTATAAATCTCTAAAGGCCTTTGTGAATAAATCGTATTTGCAGCAAGTGTTTATCAATCTTATTAAAAATAGTTCAGAAGCGACTCCCTCAGGTAGAGAAGAACGAAAAATAACGATTCTTTCAAATTTGAATGAAGATTATATTGTAATTGACTTTTTCGATACGGGAAAAGGGATTCCGGAATCTGATTGGGACCGTATTTTTGATCCCTTTGTATCGTCCAAAGATGATGGAACAGGAATGGGACTTCCGTTTGTAAAAAAAATCATCTTTGAACACCGTGGAGATATCGTTGTTGTGGATAGTACATCATTAGGAACTCACTTTAAAATTCTCATCCCTCAATTGGGAAGCGACACATAA
- a CDS encoding efflux RND transporter periplasmic adaptor subunit: MKKKLWIWVASILGLLLIVGGVTFYVKGKSTEVVSDGMEQMPVTIQKASERELIESIIVTGEIVPESEQKVFLEPDKGSISEYKVVENQAVKAGEPLFLYDSSKIDTEFNRAVRQRDLTQNRGKTEQNQITEITKRINDAKKKVESGEGTQDEVNQLSNEKVQLEIQYEATKAELASAQDEINEIATRKKEMTVVSKIDGIVVKVNQNVVQTENGTPEPIAHVISSQPYKVIGTMSEFDAVKIKQGQPVIVRPKVYKDREWKGSVEMVSQFPNEDGAGGTEFAGGGAPGGNVTMYPFKVAITDDTSELRQGFHVSLEIQVKLNELDKTLVIPHTALMNEGGVDVAYILVDGKLSRREVQTGGMSDEWIEVVEGVNLGEQVVITPYEGMHDGMEVVSYDEVE; the protein is encoded by the coding sequence ATGAAGAAGAAGTTATGGATTTGGGTCGCGTCTATCTTGGGGCTACTCTTAATAGTAGGAGGAGTTACGTTTTATGTTAAAGGAAAAAGTACAGAGGTAGTTAGCGATGGAATGGAACAAATGCCAGTAACTATTCAAAAAGCATCGGAGAGGGAACTAATTGAAAGCATTATAGTAACAGGGGAAATTGTTCCGGAAAGCGAACAAAAGGTTTTCTTAGAACCAGATAAAGGATCAATTAGTGAGTACAAAGTGGTAGAAAATCAGGCAGTAAAGGCTGGCGAACCACTCTTTCTTTATGATTCGTCAAAAATAGATACGGAGTTTAATAGAGCGGTAAGGCAACGAGACCTAACACAAAATAGGGGGAAAACTGAGCAAAATCAAATTACAGAGATCACTAAGCGAATAAATGATGCAAAAAAGAAAGTTGAGAGTGGGGAAGGTACTCAGGATGAGGTGAATCAGCTAAGCAACGAGAAAGTTCAGCTAGAGATTCAATATGAAGCAACAAAAGCAGAGCTTGCCTCTGCACAGGATGAAATCAATGAAATTGCCACTCGTAAAAAAGAAATGACAGTTGTTAGTAAAATAGATGGAATTGTAGTAAAGGTAAATCAAAATGTAGTGCAAACCGAAAACGGTACACCAGAACCAATTGCTCATGTGATTTCAAGTCAGCCATATAAAGTAATCGGAACCATGAGTGAGTTTGATGCAGTAAAAATAAAACAAGGACAACCAGTAATTGTTCGACCAAAGGTGTACAAGGATCGTGAATGGAAAGGTTCAGTGGAGATGGTCTCACAATTTCCGAATGAAGATGGAGCCGGAGGAACGGAATTTGCTGGTGGTGGAGCACCGGGGGGGAATGTGACGATGTATCCTTTCAAGGTGGCTATCACAGATGATACCTCTGAGCTTCGACAAGGTTTCCATGTGTCGTTAGAAATTCAAGTGAAATTGAATGAATTAGATAAAACACTTGTCATTCCACATACGGCATTGATGAATGAAGGTGGAGTAGACGTAGCGTACATATTAGTAGATGGGAAATTATCTAGACGTGAGGTTCAAACGGGGGGGATGAGTGATGAATGGATTGAGGTGGTAGAAGGTGTGAATCTAGGTGAGCAAGTAGTAATCACACCTTACGAAGGCATGCATGATGGAATGGAAGTGGTCTCATATGATGAAGTTGAGTGA
- a CDS encoding ABC transporter ATP-binding protein: MMKLSEITKVYGTGALEVPVLHGIDLTIEDGEFVAIMGPSGSGKSTLMNIIGFLDRPTSGAFELNGEEVGLVKEKKLAKLRNEHIGFVFQQFFLLPRLNALKNVESPLIYAGVPQRERDERARVMLEKVGLVDRMKHLPSQLSGGQKQRVAIARALVNYPSIILADEPTGALDSVTSKQIMELLVQLNEEGRTVIIVTHEEEVAAYTKRVITLKDGRITDDRRRMS; the protein is encoded by the coding sequence ATGATGAAGTTGAGTGAGATTACGAAGGTATATGGGACTGGCGCTCTGGAGGTACCCGTCTTACATGGAATTGATTTAACGATTGAAGATGGGGAATTTGTGGCGATCATGGGACCCTCGGGTTCAGGAAAATCGACCTTAATGAATATTATTGGTTTTTTGGACAGACCAACCTCTGGTGCGTTTGAGCTAAACGGGGAAGAAGTGGGACTAGTAAAGGAGAAAAAGCTTGCAAAATTGAGAAATGAGCACATTGGATTTGTTTTTCAACAATTTTTCTTGCTTCCTAGACTGAATGCCTTGAAAAATGTCGAGTCACCCTTAATTTACGCTGGAGTTCCGCAGCGGGAGAGAGATGAAAGAGCAAGAGTAATGCTTGAAAAGGTTGGGTTAGTGGATCGGATGAAGCACTTACCAAGTCAATTATCCGGAGGGCAAAAGCAACGGGTAGCCATTGCACGCGCACTTGTAAACTATCCTTCTATTATACTAGCAGATGAACCAACTGGTGCACTTGATTCCGTAACGAGTAAACAAATTATGGAACTCCTAGTCCAGTTAAATGAGGAAGGCAGAACAGTCATCATTGTTACTCATGAGGAAGAAGTTGCGGCTTATACAAAAAGGGTCATTACACTGAAGGATGGTAGGATTACGGATGACCGGAGGCGAATGTCATGA
- a CDS encoding ABC transporter permease produces the protein MSIWESFKIALSSIWNHKIRSILTMLGIIIGVAAVIIIVAIGQGARKQMTEELFSTDKNAIELFYEPIPVEGETEAEMNWMPPQLNSEDLEILSEVPGVKAVLGTNQGWGTMVHGDQQGEMQITGVGADYFSAKNVQIVEGRAFFARDIDGLSRVVMIDTVAREKYFQPSEEAIGEIVDLNGNPYKVVGVYESSIPEQYRQEGMGEMLMPRTVISMMFGNMEIESLSVIASDPEKISETGRLAADTLTEKKKLENGMYTTYDQSEYEQEVNTVITIMTLVIGSIAGISLLVGGIGVMNIMLVSVTERTREIGLRKALGATRGKILLQFLIESATLTSLGGLLGIGLAAVGTIIVTEFAPISASVSPLVALIGVGFSAFIGVIFGILPANKASKLSPIDALRYE, from the coding sequence ATGAGTATTTGGGAAAGCTTCAAGATTGCTTTATCCTCCATTTGGAACCATAAAATTAGGTCCATATTAACGATGCTTGGAATTATCATAGGTGTGGCAGCTGTCATAATTATCGTAGCTATTGGACAAGGGGCCCGAAAGCAAATGACGGAGGAGCTCTTTAGTACTGATAAAAATGCAATTGAATTATTTTATGAACCGATTCCTGTTGAAGGAGAAACAGAAGCGGAAATGAATTGGATGCCTCCCCAACTAAACTCAGAAGATTTGGAGATACTTTCTGAGGTTCCAGGAGTTAAAGCGGTATTAGGGACCAATCAGGGTTGGGGAACGATGGTGCACGGTGATCAGCAGGGAGAAATGCAAATCACTGGTGTGGGAGCCGATTATTTTTCTGCTAAAAATGTTCAGATTGTGGAAGGACGTGCTTTTTTTGCAAGGGATATTGACGGATTAAGTCGCGTCGTGATGATTGATACAGTAGCAAGAGAGAAATACTTTCAGCCTTCTGAAGAGGCTATTGGTGAAATCGTTGATCTAAACGGGAATCCTTACAAAGTCGTTGGCGTGTATGAATCATCTATACCTGAGCAATATCGTCAGGAGGGGATGGGAGAAATGCTCATGCCACGAACGGTCATCTCGATGATGTTTGGAAATATGGAGATAGAAAGCTTATCCGTTATAGCTAGTGACCCTGAAAAAATCTCGGAAACGGGGCGTTTAGCAGCTGATACTCTTACTGAAAAAAAGAAGCTTGAAAATGGAATGTACACTACTTATGATCAATCTGAATACGAACAGGAAGTAAATACGGTAATCACCATTATGACACTAGTAATTGGAAGCATTGCCGGGATTTCTCTCTTAGTTGGTGGGATTGGAGTAATGAATATTATGCTCGTCTCTGTAACAGAAAGAACGAGAGAAATTGGCCTTCGAAAAGCACTAGGAGCTACAAGGGGGAAAATCCTCCTGCAATTCTTAATTGAGTCAGCCACTCTTACTTCTCTAGGTGGGCTGCTAGGAATTGGTCTCGCTGCTGTAGGAACAATAATTGTCACTGAATTTGCTCCTATTAGTGCATCAGTTAGTCCATTAGTAGCGTTAATCGGTGTGGGTTTCTCCGCATTTATAGGTGTTATATTTGGAATTCTTCCTGCGAACAAAGCCTCGAAGCTAAGTCCAATCGATGCTTTAAGATATGAATAA
- a CDS encoding sigma-70 family RNA polymerase sigma factor: MEESIIEDLIVHDREKLIDQLMDEYGQSLLHLTYSYVSNREIAEDLTQEIFVKCYQRLEQYQKKSSLKSWIWRIAINHCKDYLRSWHHKHIVVSEEKLRHAPSQETEVEEQVIQRYEDEELAKTVLSLPDTYREVIYLYYFEELSIKEISFLTSVNQNTIKTRLKRAKAILKESLEV; encoded by the coding sequence TTGGAAGAAAGTATCATTGAAGACCTGATCGTACATGATAGAGAGAAACTTATAGATCAATTAATGGATGAATATGGGCAATCATTATTGCATCTTACCTATTCATACGTAAGTAACAGAGAGATTGCAGAAGACCTTACTCAAGAGATATTTGTTAAATGCTATCAAAGATTAGAACAATATCAAAAAAAATCTTCATTAAAATCATGGATTTGGAGAATTGCCATAAACCATTGTAAGGATTATCTAAGGAGCTGGCATCATAAACATATTGTCGTTTCTGAGGAAAAACTAAGGCATGCCCCAAGTCAGGAGACAGAAGTGGAAGAGCAAGTTATACAGAGATATGAAGACGAAGAATTAGCAAAAACCGTATTGAGTTTACCGGATACATACAGAGAAGTTATTTATTTATACTACTTCGAGGAACTTTCGATTAAGGAAATTTCATTCCTGACAAGTGTGAATCAGAATACGATTAAGACCAGGCTAAAACGAGCAAAAGCAATCTTAAAAGAGAGCTTGGAGGTGTAA
- a CDS encoding PadR family transcriptional regulator has translation MEDRLKNIKKAMKKTVLKDLNFTEKHKTSIRRHINQLSTTSEEDVLLAIFQLLKEKRTGFELSRLLRARRIEKFENEEGFLYMSLHKFEHKGYLNTYWEEPDVKYYQLSTKGLKLLKTFENKGDRKAYLLNEILER, from the coding sequence ATGGAAGATCGTTTAAAAAACATAAAAAAAGCTATGAAAAAAACGGTTTTAAAGGACCTGAATTTTACGGAAAAACATAAAACTAGCATTAGACGACATATTAACCAGTTATCTACCACTTCAGAAGAGGATGTATTATTAGCAATTTTTCAGTTACTTAAAGAAAAACGTACTGGTTTTGAATTGAGTAGACTGTTGCGTGCAAGAAGAATTGAAAAGTTTGAAAACGAAGAGGGCTTCCTCTATATGTCCTTACATAAATTCGAGCATAAGGGGTACTTGAATACGTACTGGGAAGAACCTGATGTTAAGTACTACCAACTTAGTACCAAGGGCTTAAAATTATTAAAAACCTTTGAAAACAAAGGTGATCGGAAAGCTTACTTGCTAAATGAAATATTGGAGAGGTAA
- a CDS encoding FtsW/RodA/SpoVE family cell cycle protein, whose amino-acid sequence MSNFKEHFLGEVLQHIRSKEAKEVVYKELSYHLKMSKSELVTKGANENEAEEKAIKQMGSPSELGTHFNKLYRPVFDWKLFGLFIIIIFMGILPIINVHENYSENLLIKQMIYIVLGIIISMVVMLIDYRKIKKLGWLFLIAALGLLLALNFIPNLTLNGVSYIRIMGFTISGASLLPIFLVFWAFYLSKDKPKLIIVLGLYLISVFLFMRLPSFPDVFIFSMLVFILFIFSSLSKRTIYTTIGVSFGLLLTTVSVFWFTTKEYQKVRLLAFLNPSEYQHSAGYMYLVLKDLRTAGGWFGNKNTPKNYVQELTTDMVFANITYFNGWIISGFLFTILSLLLYRLIVLSVQIKDRFGKQLILGVCSLLSVQFVYNVGMILGFLPIISMSLPFISYGLTPTVINSLLIGIVLSVYRRKNLVLNV is encoded by the coding sequence ATGAGTAATTTTAAGGAGCATTTCTTAGGGGAAGTATTACAACATATAAGATCAAAAGAAGCAAAGGAAGTTGTGTACAAAGAGCTAAGTTATCACCTGAAAATGTCTAAATCAGAATTAGTAACGAAAGGTGCAAACGAAAACGAAGCGGAAGAAAAAGCTATCAAACAAATGGGGAGTCCATCAGAACTTGGTACTCACTTTAATAAACTGTATCGTCCTGTTTTTGATTGGAAACTATTTGGTCTTTTTATCATCATTATTTTTATGGGGATATTGCCGATTATAAATGTACACGAGAATTACTCGGAAAATCTACTGATTAAGCAAATGATATATATTGTTTTAGGAATCATCATTTCTATGGTCGTTATGCTGATTGATTATAGAAAAATAAAGAAACTGGGTTGGCTATTTCTTATTGCAGCACTTGGTTTATTACTAGCCCTGAACTTTATTCCGAATTTGACACTTAATGGAGTTTCATATATACGAATCATGGGTTTTACTATTAGTGGGGCGTCTCTATTGCCTATCTTTTTGGTGTTTTGGGCCTTCTATTTGTCTAAAGATAAGCCCAAGTTAATCATAGTTTTGGGTCTTTACTTGATTTCTGTGTTCTTGTTTATGCGATTGCCTAGCTTTCCTGATGTTTTTATTTTTTCTATGTTAGTGTTTATATTGTTTATTTTTAGTTCCCTTAGTAAAAGAACCATTTATACAACTATTGGAGTTTCTTTTGGTCTCCTGCTTACCACTGTTAGTGTGTTTTGGTTTACTACAAAAGAATACCAAAAGGTTAGATTGCTAGCATTTTTAAACCCTTCTGAATACCAACATAGTGCAGGTTATATGTACCTGGTTTTAAAAGATTTAAGAACTGCAGGAGGTTGGTTTGGTAATAAAAATACTCCGAAAAATTATGTGCAAGAATTAACAACTGATATGGTATTTGCCAATATTACCTATTTTAATGGGTGGATCATATCTGGGTTCCTTTTCACTATACTTTCTTTACTTCTATATAGATTGATCGTCCTATCTGTACAAATAAAAGATCGTTTTGGTAAACAACTAATCCTAGGAGTATGTTCATTACTTTCTGTCCAATTTGTATATAATGTTGGAATGATCCTTGGGTTTTTACCCATTATATCGATGTCATTACCTTTTATTAGCTACGGACTAACACCAACGGTTATAAATTCTCTTCTAATTGGAATTGTATTAAGTGTGTATCGTAGGAAAAACTTAGTTTTGAATGTATGA